One genomic segment of Oenanthe melanoleuca isolate GR-GAL-2019-014 chromosome 5, OMel1.0, whole genome shotgun sequence includes these proteins:
- the LOC130253438 gene encoding mas-related G-protein coupled receptor member A8-like translates to MEVTTVSPSPASLTEGDDLCETDVTNVAMHSVALLICLCGLAGNGAVLWLRGFCHVSRNSTTRYIRILTVTDFLFLLILIPSSLLFLLEDVFCSVIMPLPYVWFLFQLCLVSYIMWLYLLTFISIQRCRSIHCPIWHCCHRPQHLSKVMCALLWAFSIIVFALFATVIFLCAFLPPEYCRVSLISRYTFDLLLCAPFMLISSTILYFKVKAGSHQQQTKRLDIVICLIVLLTLPFSLRNLLQEFSYTIFSSHVAFLLTCIYTSIKPFVYLWAGSCWRHCSMESLRLSLQRIFEEPEENPADIDDPAREAVL, encoded by the coding sequence ATGGAGGTGACCACcgtgtccccatctcctgcctcacTCACTGAAGGAGACGATCTCTGTGAGACAGATGTCACCAACGTGGCCATGCACAGTGTGGCACTGCTCATCTGCCTctgtgggctggctgggaaCGGGGCTGTCCTCTGGCTCCGTGGCTTCTGCCATGTGTCCAGGAACAGCACCACCCGTTACATCCGCATTCTGACTGTTACCgacttcctcttcctcctcattcTGATCCCCTCCagtctgcttttcctgctggaggaCGTGTTCTGCTCTGTCATCATGCCCTTGCCGTACGTGtggtttcttttccagctgtgtctgGTGTCCTACATCATGTGGCTGTACCTGCTGACATTCATCAGCATCCAGAGGTGCAGGTCCATCCACTGCCCgatctggcactgctgccaccgTCCCCAGCACCTATCAAAGGTGatgtgtgccctgctctgggcattcTCCATCATTGTCTTCGCTCTCTTTGCCACAGTAATTTTCCTGTGTGCATTTCTGCCACCTGAGTATTGCCGAGTATCTCTCATCTCCAGGTACACCTTTgacctcctgctctgtgctcctttcATGCTCATTTCCAGCACAATCCTCTACTTTAAGGTCAAAGCTGgctcccaccagcagcaaaCCAAGAGGCTCGACATTGTTATCTGCCTCATTgtgctcctcaccctgcccttCAGCCTCAGGAATTTACTGCAGGAGTTCAGCTATACCATTTTCTCATCCCACGTGGCTTTCCTGCTTACCTGTATCTACACCAGTATCAAACCCTTTGTCTACTtatgggcagggagctgctggaggcactgcTCTATGGAGTCCCTCCGGCTCTCCCTCCAGAGGATCTTTGAGGAGCCAGAAGAAAACCCTGCTGATATTGATGATCCtgccagggaagctgtgctCTGA